The window GGCTGAGGGATCCGCCGTGGAGCCCCGTCACGCAGCCCCGGCTGCGCGCGGACCCCGACGCGGAGACCCACTCGGTGATGGCGGCGATGCGCCGGGGGGACTTGCTCGTCCACCACCCGTACGAGTCCTTCTCCACTTCGGTGGAGTGCTTCGTCACCGAGGCGGTGGGAGATCCCGACGTCCTCGCCCTGAAGCAGACGGTGTACCGGACCTCGGACAGCTCGCCGCTGGTGCCCGCGCTCATCCGCGCCACCGAGAGCGGCAAGCAGGCCGTGTGCATGGTGGAGCTCAAGGCCCGCTTCGATGAGCGCACCAACATCCGGTGGGCCATCGCGCTGGAGGAAGCCGGGGTTCACGTCGTCTACGGCATCCCCGGCCTGAAGACGCACGCCAAGGCCATCCTCATCGTCCGGCGCGAGGGCGAGAAGGTGCGCCACTACGTCCACATCGGCACCGGCAACTACAACCCGAAGACGGCGCGGCTCTACACGGACCTGGGGCTGTTCACCACGGATCCGGAGATCGGCGCGGACGTGGCGGACCTCTTCAACTTCCTGACCGGCTTCGCCCGCCCCCAGTCCTTCCGCAAGCTGCTGGTGGCGCCCCTCAACATGCGGGAGGGCCTGCTGGAGGAGATCCGCCGCACGGCTCAGGCCCACTCGCCCGAGAAGCCCGCGCGCATCCAGATGAAGATGAACGCGCTGGTGGACCCGGCGATGATCCTCGCGCTTTACGATGCGTCCCGGGCCGGGGTGAGGGTGGAGCTCAACATCCGGGGCATCTGCTGCCTGCGTCCCGGCGTCCCGGGGTTGTCCGAGAACATCCGGGTGGTCTCGACGCTGGGCCGCTTCCTGGAGCACTCGCGCATCTACCTGTTCGAGCGCGCAGCCGGGGTGCGCTGCTACATCGGCTCGGCGGACCTGATGCCCCGCAACCTGGACCACCGGGTCGAGGCGCTGGTGCCCGTGGAGGATCCCCCGTTGCTGGCGCAGATCCGGGACCTGCTCGACCGGTCCCTGGCGGACAACACGCATGCCTGGGAGCTTCAGGCGGCGGGAGCTTGGCAGCGGCGCACGCCCCAGGGGGAGAAGCGCTGGGCCCAGGCGGAGCTGATGGAGCGCGCCACGCGCATGGTCCAGGCCAGCAGCGGCCGTCCCCTGCCCTGATCAGCCCAGCAGGCGAGCGCTCCGGCTCCGGGGGTGTCCCCCTTTGCCCCCCGGAGCCGGTACGCTTGCAGGCGTGAGCGAGTACGTCACCCACCGGAACGCCCTGCCCGGCCCTTCGCTGGAAGCCCTCCGGGAGGCCCTGCTCCACTCACGCTTCGTGGCGCGAAGCCCCCTGATGGGGACGTTCCAGGCCAGCCGGGGCTTCGCCTTCATCTTCACCGAGGCAGGCCGGGCCACCCTGGAGGAGCGCTTCCCGTTCCTCTCGGAGTACCTGGCGCTGGTGACATCCCCCACGACGGCGCGCGGGCTGCTGCCCTGGCGGGAGCGGCTCTTCGGCCCTCGCCCGGAGCGGCTCCGGCCCAATGCCTTCTACGTCAACCTGCTGCTGCTGGAGGCGGGCAAGGGCGTGGGACGGCACATCGACGCCACGCTCCAGGAGCCCAGCGGCGTCGCGGATGCCGTGCCCGAACACGTGAGCGTGCTCTACCTCCAGGTTCCCCCGGGCATCCAAGGGGGCGCGCTGCGGCTGCTGCGCGACAACCAACCCCTGGGACAGGTCCGGCCCCGGAGCGGTCTGCTCGTGCACTTCCGGGGAGACCTTCAGCACGAAGTGCAACCATTCACGGGCGGCCCGGAAGGCGCCCTGCGCGCGAGCCTCGTCTGCGAGCAGTACGCCTTCGGCCCCGAGGCCCTCGCCCGCATTTCCCCGTTCCGCATCCAGTCCAAGGCGGGCTTCGGGGCCTACCTGGACGCGCACCGGGACCGGGAGCCCTCCGGGGCGCAGAAGCGCTCCTCGAACGGCCCGTAGCGCCCAAAACAAAAAACCCCAGCCTTGAGGGCCGGGGTTTCCGTTCGACTTCGATGGTTGCGGGGGCAGGATTTGAACCTGCGACCTTCGGGTTATGAGCCCGACGAGCTACCAGGCTGCTCCACCCCGCGATATGAAGTTGAGGCGCTGCCTTGAAACACCTGGGACTCTTCCAGTCATCCCGGAAGAGCCCCCGGACTTACGAGTTGCGGGGGCAGGATTTGAACCTGCGACCTTCGGGTTATGAGCCCGACGAGCTACCAGGCTGCTCCACCCCGCGGCGAAGTGGGAGGCTAAGTACCGCCCCCCCACCTGAGCGTCAACACCTTTTTCCCCGGGGACCCGCCTCAGGCCTTCCGGTTCTTCAGCAGGTCGGCGAGCGTTCCGAAGCCCTTGCCGCCGGCACCGCTCGGCTTCTGGCTCTTCTGCCACGCATCCAGCTCCGCGCGCTCCTCGGCCCGCTCGGCGGCGGTGATCGACAGGCGGATCTTCCCGGACGCATCGATGTCCAGGATGGCCACCTTCACCTCCTGGCCCAGCGAGAAGTGCTTGCGCAGGTCCGTGCCCCGGTCCGTGCCCGTCTCGGCGGCGGGAATCAGCCCCTTGCCGCCCGGGAAGGCCAGGAAGACGCCGTACGGCTCGATGCGATCCACCTTGCCGGAGACCACCTGGCCCACCTTCGGGCGCGGGGCCGCGGGCTCGGCCGGCTTCGCCGCGGCGGCGGGAGCCGCCGTGCGCTCCTCGGGAGGACGCTGCGCCTCCTCCTCGGAGATCTTCCGCAGGCCGATGCGCTTCTCGTTCGGATCGATCTTCTCGATCGTCACCCAGATCGTCTCGCCCACCTGCACCACGTCGCGCGGGTGCGCGATGCGGCGGTCGGAGAGCGCGGAGATGTGCACCAGGCCATCCACGCCCGGACGCAGCTCCACGAAAGCACCGAACTGCTGCAGCCGGACGACCTTGCCCTGGAGCCGGTCGCCTTCCTTCAGCTCGGCCAGCGCCACCTTGAAGGGGTCCTCCTGGCGGGCGCGCAGCGAGAGCGTGATGCGCTCCTTCTGCTTCGCCTTGTCGGGCGAGTTCGGCTGGCCCGCCTCCATGCGGAGGATCTCCACCTCCACCTCGTCGCCGACCTTCACCACATCGTTCGGGTGGCCCACGCGCTGGTAGGACATCTCGGAGACGGGAATCATCCCCTCCACGCCGCCAACGTCCACGAAGGCGCCGAAGTCGCGCACGCCGGTGATCTTGCCCTTGATCACCTTGCCCTCGGCGAGCGTCTTGCGCGTCTGCTCGGCCTGCTTGCGCTGCTCCTCCTCCAGGAGGGCGCGGCGCGAGAGCACCACGTTGCGCTCACGGACCTCGGTGACCCGGAAGGTCAGCTTCTCGCCGATGAACTGATCCGGCTTCTCCACGAAGCGCAGGTCGAGCTGGCTGATGGGGCAGAAGGCGCGCACGTCGCCGATGGCGACCTCCACGCCGCCCTTGTTCACGCTCAGCACCATGCCCTCCACGGGCATGCCCGAGGCGCGGGCCTCGGCCAGCATGGCCATGGAGGCACTGCCCTTGGCCAGCGTGCGGCTCAGCAGCACGCCACGGGCGCCCGCCTCGATGACGTGCGCCTCGATCGGGTCGCCCACGCCGTAGCGCAGGATGCCCTCGTCGTCCTTCAGCTCGCGCAGCTCGATCATCGCCTCGCTCTTGACACCATCGAGCGACACGAACGCGGTGTCCGCACCCAGCTGGAAGATCTTCCCGGTGACCTTCTCACCGATGCGCACGCTGCGGCGGGCGGGCACTCCGCCCTCCTTCACCTGCGCCTCGAACATCTCCGCGAAGGACTCGTTCTCGGGCACCTCCTCGTAGAGCGGGCTGGACGGCGCGGGCACGGGACGGGGCGTGGGCACCGGCGGGGCGGACGCCTCGGCGGCCGGGGCCGCGGGGGCCTCACCCGCCTCGGAGGGGGCCTGCTCGCTGGAGGGGCCGCGCGTCTCGATGACCCCCGAGGCGCGCTTCACCACCACCATGGGGCCCTGCTTGCGCTCGCCCCCACCGGCACCGCCGCCGCGGCGCTCGCCGCCACCGCCGCCCCGGGGACGGCGATCCTCGCGAGGGGCGGAGGTGGACGCGCCACCCGCCTCACCCTCGGGCTTCGGACGCGCATCGCGCTCACCGCCCCCACGGCCAGGGCCACGGCCCTTGTCGTTGGGGCGATCGCTCCCCTTGCCCTCTCGCTCGCCGCTGCGGCCAGAGGGAATACCGAGCATCACGTCGCCGAAGGTGGCCTTTGGCTTCTTCGGGCCAAATCCACCGGCTCCACCAGAACCGCTTTTCTCGTCGCTCACTGCCGAGACCTTCCTGAAGGAAATCCTGCCCAGGGTTCAGGCAAACACCGGGTCCTGAAAAAGGCGGCGCACTCTACACACAGCCCAAGCTGGGACGGAAGACGCTTGCGTCCTTTTGCGCACACTGCGTCCTTTTTGAACGCGGTGCGGTGCCTTTTGCATTCCATGCAATCGGCTGCCTGGCCCCTGCCCGCTACCGGCCCAGCAGCCTTTTCGCCCGCCGGAAGACCGCCTGGGCCTGGGGGAAGCCGAGCGCCCCCGTCAGGGCGAAATAGGTGGCGCCAAAGGGCAATACCACGGCCAGAAAGGTGACCACCGGGTGCAGCGCGGGCGGCACCAGCCACCCGCCGCCCCACTCCTCCGACACCCC is drawn from Stigmatella aurantiaca and contains these coding sequences:
- the ppk1 gene encoding polyphosphate kinase 1, producing the protein MAKRGKGTHSKPNERDVIPEGMELPDRNLFFNRELSWLAFNDRVLQLAEDSSELLMERLKFCAIYARNLDEFFMIRVARLHEQARTGGTRLVPDGASPGETIDRLNAGIREQGQRHSACFEQTLRPALADKGLRILSMKGLDPEARAQVDQRFREQIFPVLTPLAIGLGRHFPYISNLSLSLAVLLRDPVAETENVARVKVPKEVLPRFVPLKGRTDFVPLEDIIALHLGALFPGMEVLDYGLFRVTRDADFTVSDDAEDLLVAVQTELSERRFGDVIRLEIQEGMSPKLLEPLMEALKLEPRQVYEEKGLLALTDLHAVLSTPGFTGLRDPPWSPVTQPRLRADPDAETHSVMAAMRRGDLLVHHPYESFSTSVECFVTEAVGDPDVLALKQTVYRTSDSSPLVPALIRATESGKQAVCMVELKARFDERTNIRWAIALEEAGVHVVYGIPGLKTHAKAILIVRREGEKVRHYVHIGTGNYNPKTARLYTDLGLFTTDPEIGADVADLFNFLTGFARPQSFRKLLVAPLNMREGLLEEIRRTAQAHSPEKPARIQMKMNALVDPAMILALYDASRAGVRVELNIRGICCLRPGVPGLSENIRVVSTLGRFLEHSRIYLFERAAGVRCYIGSADLMPRNLDHRVEALVPVEDPPLLAQIRDLLDRSLADNTHAWELQAAGAWQRRTPQGEKRWAQAELMERATRMVQASSGRPLP
- a CDS encoding S1 RNA-binding domain-containing protein, with the protein product MLGIPSGRSGEREGKGSDRPNDKGRGPGRGGGERDARPKPEGEAGGASTSAPREDRRPRGGGGGERRGGGAGGGERKQGPMVVVKRASGVIETRGPSSEQAPSEAGEAPAAPAAEASAPPVPTPRPVPAPSSPLYEEVPENESFAEMFEAQVKEGGVPARRSVRIGEKVTGKIFQLGADTAFVSLDGVKSEAMIELRELKDDEGILRYGVGDPIEAHVIEAGARGVLLSRTLAKGSASMAMLAEARASGMPVEGMVLSVNKGGVEVAIGDVRAFCPISQLDLRFVEKPDQFIGEKLTFRVTEVRERNVVLSRRALLEEEQRKQAEQTRKTLAEGKVIKGKITGVRDFGAFVDVGGVEGMIPVSEMSYQRVGHPNDVVKVGDEVEVEILRMEAGQPNSPDKAKQKERITLSLRARQEDPFKVALAELKEGDRLQGKVVRLQQFGAFVELRPGVDGLVHISALSDRRIAHPRDVVQVGETIWVTIEKIDPNEKRIGLRKISEEEAQRPPEERTAAPAAAAKPAEPAAPRPKVGQVVSGKVDRIEPYGVFLAFPGGKGLIPAAETGTDRGTDLRKHFSLGQEVKVAILDIDASGKIRLSITAAERAEERAELDAWQKSQKPSGAGGKGFGTLADLLKNRKA
- a CDS encoding 2OG-Fe(II) oxygenase, producing MSEYVTHRNALPGPSLEALREALLHSRFVARSPLMGTFQASRGFAFIFTEAGRATLEERFPFLSEYLALVTSPTTARGLLPWRERLFGPRPERLRPNAFYVNLLLLEAGKGVGRHIDATLQEPSGVADAVPEHVSVLYLQVPPGIQGGALRLLRDNQPLGQVRPRSGLLVHFRGDLQHEVQPFTGGPEGALRASLVCEQYAFGPEALARISPFRIQSKAGFGAYLDAHRDREPSGAQKRSSNGP